ATGAAGATGTGCTTCTTGGCAAACCTCGAGTTCGAAGACCTCTGGGCAGCAATATTCCTTTTGCTGGCATGGAGAAGCAACTCTGGGTGAAGGAACCACCTGGAACACGAGCATCCCACATAAATGGCACTTTCTAAAGGCACTTAGGAACCTGTCCTTTCTGTCTGTCTGCAGTCCTGTAGTGCTTTAGAGAACAAGCTGCAGGCCTGTGTTTAGGAGCTTGAGTTTCTCTCTAGCAAGTGTTAACCACGCTGCTTTTGTGTCCCTGCTAGAGGAGATGCCCTTCTTGCTTCCTTACCCTCTGGGGGGACAGGAGTGTGGACCTTGCAGGTGTCCAGAGGTTTGTGGTTGGTTTTGCTCCCGTTTGGGAATTAATTGACTTGTAATTTGTGTGTTGAGTGAAGCAGATTCCTTTCAGAGGGGTGACTGGGAGGAGGCACTATCTGGCTGCATTTTACAGAGAAACAATTTAACACACAGAAATCCAAGCTGACAAAGGGAACTGCAGTCTCTGTTCTTGGGGTAACCATGGTGGTTTGAAACTCATTTTCTTCTGAGCTGTGAAATGACAGCCTGAAATCTTCCTGATGAGGTGCTGCCTGGTAACGTGAGCGTCAGCAGCAGTAAAAACCTCGCAGTTGTACGCAGGATAGTGGAAGCACATCATCCTCAAATCCCGCTTATCCTTGTTCTTAACTGTTGTAGCTCTGTGGTGGTGGCTGCCCCAGGGTCCAAGGCTGAGTCAGACTCTCCAGTTAGGGATAATGCTCCAAACAGAgtgaggctgggcagcagcccctgcttaaAGAGCTCAGTGTGATGCTCTGCTCTTTTACCTGTCTGTGTTTCCTTCAATGAAATAATATCCTTTGGTGTGGGGGACAGAGACATTGATCTTTAAATAACAACAGCCATGTTTATGAAACAGCATTCAATTTCATGGCTATAATTGTGTTTAGAGGAACTTGGGGAGAAAGTTATTTATGCTTGTTGCACAATAAATTAAAGATTTAATGTGGCTGTGGCTGCGTGGGTTCTCTCAATCCAATTTGGGCTGTGGAGCATTGGTTCCGGGGTGTGTTAAACGCAAATTCAGCTCTTTCCAGTGCTAACTGTGGAACACGGTGTTCTACTCCACGGGGAATTTCCCAAAGAGGAACAGACCTTGCCCTAGGGATGTGTTTCGTACTCTGCTGTGTGGTAAATCACTGTCTGCTCCTGCAGTTTCCAGGTGGATGACAGTGGCTGATACCCCTAATCATCACAGGGTAACCTGCACTCAGGGTTCTGCACATTGTTCCAGTGCAGCAAAGAGCACAGGGCCTGGGCAATTGGGGGAAATGAGCTCTTGGGGAGAAAGCTGCAAAAAAAGGCCTTTGTAACACTGATCTGACCCACCCAAAGTGTCTGCTGCTATTTCTTACATTACTGAGCTCTTGCAGTGTGtttctgctgcttttgctttctgtgtGCCTGGGTCTGGCAGTGAGTCCCATGCCCTGGGCCCTGTGGAGCCTTTTGAGGAGTAAATGCTGTTGCTGTGTGGTGGATCTCTAAGCCCTCTTCCTGCCATGAATGTAATTCCTGTGCCTTTTCCTCTCTCCCAGGTCCTGTCTCTATAAAAATAGGGAGCGGAATTATGGGCTGGGGCCATCCAGTATCAAGTGTGTTTGTATTTGCCCAACCAGGGTTTTATCTGCACTGATTAACTCCACTCATTGGAAACTTGCTTTCCCTGAAAACTGTTTCAATTCTGTCCTCAAAAATGGCCTAAAATGCTTGTCCTGCAGCTTGTCCCTCAGGTCCTTAAATCCCTGTTAATGCTTCCCCTGTTGCTTGCATTTTGTCCCCCCTGTGGTTCTGCTGAGGTCAGACttcccttttgttttctttcccttctgccTTGCGCTAACGAGACATTTTTATGATTTTTCAGCATTCTGGGTGCTTTTGTGGCGTGCAGGTTAAAAGTACAGGCTGTTAATGCAACAAATGCTACTGTGCTGTCTGCAAATGCCCaaggggagcaaactgggacatcTCCCAGCATGTCCCTCCCACCCTCCCACCCTGTCCCACTAATCCCTGCACAGGTTCTTGCCCCTGTGTTTGTTCCCAGTGTTTGCCAGGACTATGCCATTGGGAAAGGGGTTGGTTGGGAGGGTGATTGTGGAGGCTGGGCTGGATTTCTgcccttccctgggcagtgcagtgTCCAGTGCACTTTGATCCCTGGAGGGAGGCTTGGCAGAGACAGCTGGCATTCTACCCAAGCTGGGAACGGGCTCCACAGCACGCCTTGCTGCGTTCCCAGTGAGAGAGAGGGTGGGAGTGTGTGGGTCAGGATGAggcctctgctctgggctgcctgcagccagctgcTGCCCAAggcagctgggctctgtgctcccaAGCCAGCTGTGACCACCATGGTGACAGCATCACACCACAGCCTGCGGCCTCCAGCCCTTCTGGCTGCCTCCAGTATGTCTGCAGGGCtcctccagcccctgctcccagggagcagagcccccaGCTGCTGGAGCTCACAGTTCAAcgtgccccccagtgccctgctCGTGGCCCGGCCTGTGGGAATCTGCTCCATGATGAGGCTTCCCGTGCAGGCGTCTGCGGAGGGACTGGACGTGGCGTTTGTGGGTGTCCCGCTGGACACAGGCACGTCCAACCGGCCGGGAGCCAGGTAAGGGCCAGCCAGGGAAGCTCATGCTTCCCTCTGGCCATCGGGCACGGCTCTCCTGTGGTGAGAGGGGTGCTGGGGACAATGCCTGGTGGCATTTCCCAGCCATGTCACGGCCCAGGTTCGGCCCGCGTCAGATCCGCGCCGAGTCGGCCATGCTGAGGAGGTTCAACGGCAGCACCGGGGCCGCGCCCTTTGACTCCCTGCGGGTGGCCGACATCGGGGACGTGAACGTGAACCTCTACAACCTGCCCGACAGCTGCCGCCTCATCCGGGACTCCTACCAGGAGATCGTGGCCTCGGGCTGTGTGCCCCTCACCTTGGGTAGGAGCCCCGGTCTCCCTTCCTGCCACTGCGTCCTGGCTCTGCCAAACTCCCTCTGCTTCTTCTGTCATTCAATCCAGCCTTGGCAGAAGGCGACCGATGAATCTGttccctgcctgggctgctgtgctgtaTCATGGGTAAATTCACAGGCTCTCCACtgaacagaatgttctgtgatgcCTCTTCCTTTGGGTCAAAAATGAGGAGGATGGGTCCATCTGCAAATAATACCAGTGACATGTTTTTGGTGTGCTGTTGAGCAGGACCCAAAGCAAGAGCAGGTGTTGTCCCTTGTGTCCTTCCAGCTGAGTGAGCACCAGGCTTTGCACGAGGCCTGATTTGGGTGCGTGTTCAAGTTCGCAGCTGTTAGTGCTTGGCATTAGTGCTGCTGAAGGCAGTGAGTGTGTGGAGTAACGAGGGGCAAGTCACCAGTTACAGAGTCCTAGAAGCTGATCAAATATCTATTTATAAGCCAAATCAAGGATCCTGCTCCAAGGCTGTGCCCTGCATATCTGGTCCTCCCTAAAAGGAAGACCAGGAGAAGAGAAGACCCAGGAGAGGAAGCAACCTGCACATGGGAGTGTTAGTTTTCCTTTGGCAATGAAGCCCTGCGCAGAATAAATGCAAAGAGGGAAAAAATTACTTGGGAGCAAAACTAATGAGCACTGAGCAGCTTCTGTAGAGTATACCCCCTCTTCCCTGTGTCTTCTTGCAGGTGGAGATCACACCATAACATACCCAATCCTGCAGGCCCTGGCTGCAAAGTAAGTTTCTAATCTGGAGATGGAGAGGAAGGACCTGGGAAGGAGCCTCAGCAAGGCTCCAGGTTTGCTGTCcctgctgttggcagggccacCTTGCACGGGACAGGACTAGCGTGGCCACCGTGTCTCGAGCAGGCACGGTCCCGTGGGGCTGGTGCACGTGGATGCTCACACGGACACCGGGGACACGGCCCTGGGGCAGCGGATCTACCACGGGAGCTCGTTCCGGCGCTGCGCGGAGGAAGGGCTGCTGGACTGCGGCCGCGTGGTGCAGATCGGCATCCGAGGCTCCTCCTATGACCCAGATCCCCACAAGTACTGCCGGGAGCAGGTAAACTGATCCgcacacagagctctgtgctccccctgccataAGTACCACGTCAGTAACGTTTACTTGGCTTCAGACgggaaataaatgcattttttgcCTCTTGTTCCATGCCAGCGGCTTGTCTGCAGGACAAGCACTCCCGGCTCGCTGAATGTCAGCTGAGTGGGGagtttgtgtgtggggagtggaaGGTGTTTCCAGGTGCATTTCTGCAGCTTGGCCCTGGAATGAGGATTGTTCCCGGTAGATattccccagcagggcaggggatgctcCTCATCTTCCCCCCTTTCCCTGTGCTCCCGCAGGGTTTCCGCGTGGTCCCAGCTGAGCAGTGCTGGATGAAGTCCCTGGAGCCGCTGATGAGGGAGGTGAGGGCGCAGATGGGGGAGAGGCCGATGTACATCAGCTTCGATATCGACGGGCTGGACCCCGCCTACGCCCCGGGCACCGGCACCCCCGAGATAGCCGGgctcacacctgcacaggtgagggacacgctgccctgcccagggggaaagggctctttTGCTCCCTTAAAGGAGGTCGTTTCACCAGCACTGCAAAGTACAAGTTAGGGAGGCCAGGAAATGTTTCCTCATGGTGGTGAGGAAGGAAAATGTGGAACTGATGTGATTTCGTCTGTAGAGGCTGGGTTTCCTTACTGGAATATGGGGAAAGCGGAGCCTGGACCGGTCTGTTTGGTCAGATGTGTTTCTTGAACCCAAATCCATGTTTTTTCCCTAGGCTTTGGAGATTATTCGTGGCTGCAAAGGCCTGAACATAGTGGGGTGTGACCTTGTGGAAGTTGCACCAATGTATGATGTCTCTGGTGAGTGACGATGCCTGAGGGCAAGACAAGTGCCTGGCACAGGTGCCTGTGGGTGAAAGCTGTTGGATATAcacagatttccttttttttgcttgtttttttaggCAATACAGCCCTCCTGGGGGCAAACCTACTGTTTGAGATGCTGTGTGTCCTCCCAGGAGTGAAGACACTGTGAGGGCACTTCCCACCTGCCCTGGGGCAACGCTTCTCTGTGTTCTGAGCCAGGCTTTCCATGTCCCCTTCCCTTCAGAAAGCTGCAGCCAGCATGGGTTTTGCAGCATGAAATAAATGCCATTTACTActagaaaatgtattttttagCTGGGAAACTGTAGGGAACAGGCTAGACACCCCATTTAACTGGGGTCTTGAGCTTTGGAGCTGGCCTGGGAAAGGCACAGATGAGGCTAATGCCATTTTGCCTCTGGAATGATTCACCCAGCTCACAGGGCTCCTGGAAAAACTGTCACTGGTGAAAGATTTGTCCCCATTAGGATGCTGCAGCAGGACAATGAATTTGGAagaggggaggacatggagggagccTGAGCCTCCTGCTGAGAGTAGGGAGATATTTGTCTAGATTGCCTGCTGGTGGAATAACCAGGAGTTGCCTATGGCAGGAGCAGTTTAACACTCCTGAAATTTCTGAGAGAACATGGAGGTGAGGTTAGTTTGGACATGGAGACACAGAGCCACCTCATCACACATTAAAATAGTTTATTTTGGTTGCGAAACTGTAATTGTCTTAAAACAAAATGACATCAGTGCCTGATCAcaaatacaaaaacaaaacaaaaccccccaaaaataaaaaagacaagTTTGCCAAATAAGTTAATTTCCCCCCTCCCAGTATCAAAAGTGCAAAATAGGTACCTAGTTCTCAGTCCTACTTGTCAGGCTGCGCTCGTGTCCTGGCTCCTGGTTGCTGTGGGTGAAGggcagagacagggacagggaggagtTTGGGAACAATCTCCACTCTGGGGCCTGTATCCCTTTGCCTCAGCTCTGAGCACTGTGCCATCGCTCAAATCTCACTAGGAAAGTGCACTAGGACCCAATCTCCTCAATCTTTGGATTACAAATCACCGCGTGTGGAACAGAATCACAAGTGTTCAGAAAATGTTGGGGTGATGGTTCATGGCTGCTGGGAGAGGGCAGATCCCGGGATAAGCAGCTCTGACTGTGGTCTCAAGACAGCAAACACCTGGAGTGCCATGCTGGCCCTAACCAGGGGGCAGAGCAGCTTGGCTTTTGCTTCAACTCAGGCAAAATTTCCATAGAAATCCAGGAGCTGTGCTCCTGTCCAGCCCCAGCCAGCACCAGTGGACTGATGCAAACACTCCCTGGCTGAAAGGGGAGGTTACCtgtgttaaaaagaaaataaacccaaTGATTCTGGCAGCATGCAACACACAATGGATGTGAAGGCCATAAAGCCTTCTCCCCCCTTCCTCAGGGTTGGGCTGAATTCCCTCACTGTAGCATAACTAGGCACTTTTTCATGAGTTGAGGGTTTTCTCCTTGTTTCTAATCAGCTGAAGAAACAGCAGAGAGACAGAGAGCATTCTTCTGCTACTGCAAATGTTTAAGATGTTATGTGGAGCCTTCTGCTGGGGTAAAAACTATTCCAACCACATCCTGCATGGCAAGCTGTGGGAAAAGTGCAGGAGTGCTGCAGTGATTGCTCCAGCCAGGTGGAAATGAAGTCTAGAAGCATCAGGCTGGCGTTTcactccctctctgctctctatCAGCGCTGCCTGTGTGCCTTCACAGGAGCTCCAGGGCAGGGAGAAGACttcaccttccttccttccttccctctacTTTAGTGCCTCATTCCATGGCCCAGAGTGCACTGGGCTGGAATTAACTCACATTAATTAACCTCACATAGGGATAGTTTGTAGTATTGCAGCCTTTATTTGAAGCATGTTGTACAGGGGATCTGAGGTACCTGTGGGGGCTGGAGCATGCCAGTCTGCTCCCAGGATGGGGAAATGCAATGAGGCAAGGCTTTGGGAGCAATTAGGGCACACAGGGAGTGCAATGACTGGAGCATTCCCAACTTCTCTGCGGGATCAGCAGCTAGCTCAGGGGTTGGCAGTTATTCCTACTGGCTGCTCTGCTAAGATGGTAACTAAAGTGGCAAGGGCTGAGTCTGGAATTAACACCATGTGTTCACTGAGTGCtctgtgctccaagccctgtgaCAAAGGCCACTGGCCCCCATCCCTGTGCTTTGGCAATGCTGGAGCCTGATGGTGCCCCAGGGTTCCAGATCCATGGAAGGAGGAGGCCTGGGTGCCAATGTCAGCCCTGGTGCAG
This genomic stretch from Melospiza melodia melodia isolate bMelMel2 chromosome 26, bMelMel2.pri, whole genome shotgun sequence harbors:
- the AGMAT gene encoding guanidino acid hydrolase, mitochondrial gives rise to the protein MRPLLWAACSQLLPKAAGLCAPKPAVTTMVTASHHSLRPPALLAASSMSAGLLQPLLPGSRAPSCWSSQFNVPPSALLVARPVGICSMMRLPVQASAEGLDVAFVGVPLDTGTSNRPGARFGPRQIRAESAMLRRFNGSTGAAPFDSLRVADIGDVNVNLYNLPDSCRLIRDSYQEIVASGCVPLTLGGDHTITYPILQALAAKHGPVGLVHVDAHTDTGDTALGQRIYHGSSFRRCAEEGLLDCGRVVQIGIRGSSYDPDPHKYCREQGFRVVPAEQCWMKSLEPLMREVRAQMGERPMYISFDIDGLDPAYAPGTGTPEIAGLTPAQALEIIRGCKGLNIVGCDLVEVAPMYDVSGNTALLGANLLFEMLCVLPGVKTL